The genomic DNA TGGAGGCATTGAACGTTATCAAAGAAGAAAACATTACATACTTATTAGCTGTTGGTGGAGGTTCTGTAATCGATGGAACTAAATTTTTATCTGCTGCTGCAATCTATGAGGGTGAAACGCCTTGGGATATTTTATCAAAAAACATTCGAACAGAAAAAGGAATGCCTTTTGGTACCGTTTTAACATTGCCAGCAACAGGTTCTGAAATGAATTCTGGTGCCGTAATAACAAGAGCAGAAACCAAAGAGAAACTAGCAATGGGCGGACCTGGGTTATTTCCAGAGTTCTCTATTTTAGATCCCCAAGTTATTAGTTCTATTCCAGAACGTCAATTAGCAAATGGTTTAACAGATGCTTTTACACACGTTTTAGAGCAGTATATGACGTACCCGAATGGTGCACTTTTACAAGATCGTTTTGCGGAAAGTATTTTGCAAACAATTATTGAAGTTGCTCCAAAAGTATTAAAAGATCCTACAGATTATAAAGCGGCTTCTAATTTTATGTGGAGTTGTACGATGGCTTTGAACGGCTTAATTCAGAAAGGAGTTCCTACAGATTGGGCGGTGCACGCAATGGGACATGAATTAACGGCTTTATTTGGTATCGATCATGCACGTACTTTAGCGGTAATTGCTCCAAGTCACTACAAATTTAATTTTGAAGCTAAAAAAGAAAAATTAGCACAATACGGTGAACGTGTTTGGAATATTACCGAAGGAAGTATTGATGATAAAGCAAATGCTGCTATCGAAAGAACGGTAGACTTTTTCCATGAATTAGGTATCGACACAAAATTATCTGATTATACAAACGATTACGAAGGAACTGCTGAAAAAATAGCACAACGTTTTACAGATCGTGGTTGGTTAGGCTTAGGAGAACACCAAAACTTATCACCAGAAAAAGTAGCAGCAATTGTAAAAATGTCTTATTAGAAAGTAATGAAAATAACAAAAATAATAGCCTTAGCGCTAACAATTGTAACAGCATCTAGCTGTAAAGATTCAAAAAATAAAACAGCTTCTGAAAAAGTTTCAGAAGAAGAAATAACAATTAAAAAAGATAAAAAAATGAACATATTATTTGTTTTAACATCTCATGATAAATTAGGAGATACAGGAAAAAAAACAGGATTTTGGGTAGAAGAATTCGCAAACCCATATTATACATTACTAGATAAAGGCGCTACAATTACAATTGCAACACCAAAAGGAGGCGCTGCACCTATCGATCCAAGTAGCGATTCGCCAGATGCTGCTACAGAGGCAACTGCACGTTTTGATAAAGACACAGAAGCTAAAGAAAGAATTGCAAATACTAAGAAATTATCTGACATGAATGCTGATGATTTTGATGCCGTATTTTATCCTGGAGGTCACGGACCGTTATGGGATTTAGCAACCGATGCTACTTCAATTGCTTTAATTGAAAAATTTAATAGTCAAGAAAAACCAGTTGCATTTGTATGTCATGCACCTGCTGCTTTAAAAGATGTAAAGAATACTGATGGTACACCTTTAGTGAAAGGTAAAAAAGTAACAGGTTTTACCAATACAGAAGAAGCTGCTGTTGGTTTAACAGAAGTTGTTCCTTTTTTAGTTGAAGATATGCTTACTAAAAATGGCGGAATCTATTCTAAAAAAGAAGATTGGGCAGCTTACGCAATTCAAGACGGAAATTTAATTACAGGTCAAAACCCTGCTTCCTCTGAATTAGTTGCTGAAAAATTACTAGAAAGTTTAAAATAATTTTTGGTTAGTTAGTTAGTTAGTTAGTGAAAAAGGTTGTCATAAGAGACAACCTTTTTTTTGTTTGTTAAAATCATAAAATAACACTCTAAAAATAGCTGTAATAATTTTATTTTGTAATCGCTTTTAAAAGTATCTTCGCGCCCATTATGTGGATGTATTTAGGTTTATTAGCAGCACTTTTTTTAGGATTACACAATTTATGTAAGAAACATGCAGTACAAGGAAATGAAGTTTTTCCGGTACTTTTTGGAACAATTCTTTCTGGTTTTTTACTATTACTTCCTTTTTTTATAGGTTCTCTCTATTATCCTGAATTTACAAAGGAAATAGGGTTTCATATAACTACACTTCCTTGGAAAACACATGGTTTTATTTTTATAAAATCGATGATTATGGCAGCTTCTTGGATTTTAGCGTATCAAGCTTTAAAACACTTACCTATTACCATTGTTGCTCCTATTCGTTCTGCGGGTCCGTTTTTTACATTTATCGGTGCTATTTTAATTTATAACGAACAACCTACTTTTTTACAATGGATTGGTTTTTTTCTTATCATTTTATCTGTATTACTCTATTCTAGAGTAGGAAAAAAAGAAGGTATTATTTTTAAACGAAATAAATGGATATTCGCTATTATTGGTGCAACCTTTTTAGGTGCTTCTAGTGGATTGTATGACAAATTTTTAATTCAGAGTTTGGCCTTGAATCCGCAGACATTACAATTTTGGTTTTGTTGGTATACCGTTTTAATTTTGTTCGTTATTTTATCGATTACTTGGTTTCCTTATGCAGTAAAAAGAAAGGCTTTCAAGTTCCGCTGGACTATTATCGCTGTAGGAATTTTATTACAAGCTGCAGATTATTTTTATTTTAAAGCACTACAAGATCCAGATGCATTAATTATGTTATTATCTGCAATAAAACGTAGTCAGTTAATAATTGCGGTAGTTGTTGGTGGTTTGTTATTTAAAGAGAAAAATAAACGTAAAAAATTAGTACCATTAGCAGGTATTATGATTGGAATATTTTTGATTTTATATTCCGCTAGCTCCTAAAAAATCCTATTAATTTTATAATTTTAAACTTCATAAATCACTTTTGAAATTGCTTGAAGCCTTATCTTAGCATCTCAATTAGACCTATTATTAAATTTTGGAGCAAATAAAGGCATACATAGATCAAATAGCGACGATATCTAAAGAAGATTGGACTTTCTTTGCGTCTAAATTAAAACGTAGCACAATTCCGAAGAAAACTATCTTTTTAAAAATAAATGAAATAGAAAATCATATTTCTTTTATTGAATCTGGTGTTGTGCGTTTATACATTCCTAAAGAAAATCCTGAAAAAGAAATTACTTTTGGTTTTAGTTTTAAAGATCAATTTATAAGTGCTTACGATTCCTTTTTAACTCAAAAACCTTCTTTATATCAATTACAAGCACTTACAGAAACAAGTCTTTTAAGTATTTCATACCAAGATTTACAAGAGGTTTACAAAACAACTCAAATTGGTAATTTAATTGGAAGATTAACCGCTGAACGTCTTTTTCTAATAAAATCTAAACGAGAACAAAACTTATTAAATCTTACTGCAGAAGAACGGTATTTAAAATTATTTAAAGAACGCCCAGAGCTTATAAAAATAATTCCTTTAAAATATATTAGCTCTTATATTGGTGTTACTGCACAAGCTTTAAGTAGAATTAGAAAGCGTTTATAAACCTTATTTTATTGACTTGGGTTCATTGTTTAACGCTTAACATCAAACTATCTTTGTAAAAAAAATAAATGATTATAATTATATTTGTTTTAGTGCTTTGGTACGGAGGTTTGTTTTTTCAATCTTTCTTTTTACATCGCTACG from Polaribacter sp. ALD11 includes the following:
- a CDS encoding iron-containing alcohol dehydrogenase, with translation MNNFEFKNPTKIIFGKDSIEKLESEIPKNAKVLLLYGGGSIKKNGIYEQVKKALTSVEVVEFGGIPANPEYSVLMEALNVIKEENITYLLAVGGGSVIDGTKFLSAAAIYEGETPWDILSKNIRTEKGMPFGTVLTLPATGSEMNSGAVITRAETKEKLAMGGPGLFPEFSILDPQVISSIPERQLANGLTDAFTHVLEQYMTYPNGALLQDRFAESILQTIIEVAPKVLKDPTDYKAASNFMWSCTMALNGLIQKGVPTDWAVHAMGHELTALFGIDHARTLAVIAPSHYKFNFEAKKEKLAQYGERVWNITEGSIDDKANAAIERTVDFFHELGIDTKLSDYTNDYEGTAEKIAQRFTDRGWLGLGEHQNLSPEKVAAIVKMSY
- a CDS encoding type 1 glutamine amidotransferase domain-containing protein translates to MKITKIIALALTIVTASSCKDSKNKTASEKVSEEEITIKKDKKMNILFVLTSHDKLGDTGKKTGFWVEEFANPYYTLLDKGATITIATPKGGAAPIDPSSDSPDAATEATARFDKDTEAKERIANTKKLSDMNADDFDAVFYPGGHGPLWDLATDATSIALIEKFNSQEKPVAFVCHAPAALKDVKNTDGTPLVKGKKVTGFTNTEEAAVGLTEVVPFLVEDMLTKNGGIYSKKEDWAAYAIQDGNLITGQNPASSELVAEKLLESLK
- a CDS encoding EamA family transporter → MWMYLGLLAALFLGLHNLCKKHAVQGNEVFPVLFGTILSGFLLLLPFFIGSLYYPEFTKEIGFHITTLPWKTHGFIFIKSMIMAASWILAYQALKHLPITIVAPIRSAGPFFTFIGAILIYNEQPTFLQWIGFFLIILSVLLYSRVGKKEGIIFKRNKWIFAIIGATFLGASSGLYDKFLIQSLALNPQTLQFWFCWYTVLILFVILSITWFPYAVKRKAFKFRWTIIAVGILLQAADYFYFKALQDPDALIMLLSAIKRSQLIIAVVVGGLLFKEKNKRKKLVPLAGIMIGIFLILYSASS
- a CDS encoding Crp/Fnr family transcriptional regulator, translated to MEQIKAYIDQIATISKEDWTFFASKLKRSTIPKKTIFLKINEIENHISFIESGVVRLYIPKENPEKEITFGFSFKDQFISAYDSFLTQKPSLYQLQALTETSLLSISYQDLQEVYKTTQIGNLIGRLTAERLFLIKSKREQNLLNLTAEERYLKLFKERPELIKIIPLKYISSYIGVTAQALSRIRKRL